The following are encoded together in the Rana temporaria chromosome 12, aRanTem1.1, whole genome shotgun sequence genome:
- the LOC120918225 gene encoding histone H3.3A, translating to MARTKQTARKSTGGKAPRKQLATKAARKSAPSTGGVKKPHRYRPGTVALREIRRYQKSTELLIRKLPFQRLVREIAQDFKTDLRFQSAAIGALQEASEAYLVGLFEDTNLCAIHAKRVTIMPKDIQLARRIRGERA from the exons ATGGCACGTACCAAGCAAACCGCTCGTAAATCAACTGGAGGAAAGGCTCCACGAAAACAGCTGGCTACAAAAGCAGCCCGTAAAAGTGCACCCTCTACAGGCGGTGTAAAAAAGCCCCATCGTTACAG GCCTGGAACTGTTGCCCTGCGTGAAATTCGCCGTTACCAGAAATCAACCGAGCTTTTGATTCGCAAGCTCCCTTTCCAGCGACTGGTGAGAGAAATTGCACAGGATTTCAAGACTGATCTGAGGTTCCAGAGTGCTGCCATAGGTGCACTGCAG GAGGCTAGCGAGGCCTATCTGGTTGGGCTGTTTGAAGATACCAATCTGTGTGCCATCCATGCCAAGCGGGTGACCATCATGCCCAAAGACATCCAGCTTGCTCGCAGGATTCGAGGCGAGCGGGCATAG